Genomic segment of Myxococcales bacterium:
ACGGATCTCCGTACCGAATCTGGCCTCGGAACGCTGACCCTCGTGAGTCCCTTCCTGGCCCGAGTCAATGTCAAACCTTCTGATTGTGGGGGGTGTGTGAACAATTGGTACTACGCGGGCATCGCTGACGCGCAAATCCAATTCGTTCCCGAGCCATCCGCGAACGCAGCTCTCGCTGTGGGGGCTGGAACCCTAGTCGCTCTACGGCTCCGGTCGAAACGGCGGAAGCGCTGACGAGCTTGCCTATATAGGACTGCAGTAGGGACCGAGGCCGGGCGTCAGCTACGCGTCACGATCGCGCGGCGACGTGGTAGTACCACCAATCTGGCACGTCTTCGCCGAAGACGTCAACCATGTCGTACTTCTGTGCATAAGCAGCGTCGAGTGCTTCAACCCGGCCAGAATCGGTCACCTGCGCCAGGGTCACTTCATAGAGCTTTCCCGAAATGGCGAGCACCACATCTGGGTCGCGGACGAGATTCTCCTCCCAGGTCTTCTTCTCGTCTCCGTAAGATCCGATGTACAGCTCGCCACCGACCTCTACGCACCAGATGGTCGTCG
This window contains:
- a CDS encoding DUF2255 family protein, which codes for MNHQATNASRRCVAAFVAGVAVLAVSALSGCQPEDETPGLWLNGETVSERVDDWSFASDVEEIFVETRPWYGIPHSTTIWCVEVGGELYIGSYGDEKKTWEENLVRDPDVVLAISGKLYEVTLAQVTDSGRVEALDAAYAQKYDMVDVFGEDVPDWWYYHVAARS